Proteins encoded together in one Bacteroides zoogleoformans window:
- a CDS encoding type 1 periplasmic-binding domain-containing protein — MRQAIKIITIALSATLFVSCNNNEFEPEIVESQQSAVTLLVSPNGLGDNGYNDVAAKGIFAFMEESGVPVKLLQPGDMAEAETMYRQWLSHNASADSVVLVAGNSAYEELLKRIPPTLIGRGSRVLLLESNERIEGVSTVMVNRYGAAYLAGAMSKEFDAFILAAAPGFSTLEDAIAGFRAGHSAHSSGNRQLTLQYLADGEEGFAMPDSAYHTIYRRAEQNWDYDEMIFPLLGGSGTGITKFLNGDDLTQALSIGMDVDQAGQSTRIPFSMVIRIGDIIKSYLDDWIIGKEWPSARRIGLSEGATDIVITPNFVDNVNIWDGRYEDNDAFLKLYNTYYKEAERKEAEYEQK; from the coding sequence ATGAGGCAAGCGATTAAAATTATTACAATAGCTCTATCGGCGACATTGTTTGTATCCTGCAACAACAATGAATTCGAGCCGGAAATTGTAGAATCTCAGCAGTCAGCTGTCACTTTGCTGGTTTCCCCCAACGGCCTTGGCGACAACGGCTATAATGACGTTGCCGCCAAGGGTATCTTTGCTTTTATGGAAGAAAGTGGCGTGCCCGTGAAGCTGTTACAGCCCGGAGATATGGCAGAAGCTGAGACAATGTACCGGCAGTGGCTTTCCCACAATGCCTCCGCCGACTCCGTGGTGCTTGTTGCCGGAAATTCGGCATACGAAGAGTTGCTGAAACGTATCCCGCCCACCTTAATCGGGCGGGGTAGCCGCGTGTTGCTTTTAGAGTCGAACGAACGAATCGAAGGCGTGAGTACGGTAATGGTAAACCGCTATGGCGCGGCCTATTTGGCAGGAGCCATGTCGAAAGAGTTTGATGCTTTCATTCTTGCCGCTGCACCTGGTTTTTCTACCTTAGAAGATGCGATAGCCGGATTTCGTGCCGGCCATAGTGCCCACAGTAGTGGTAATAGACAACTCACCTTGCAATATCTGGCTGACGGAGAAGAAGGTTTTGCCATGCCGGACTCCGCCTACCATACCATTTACAGGCGAGCCGAACAAAATTGGGATTATGACGAAATGATATTTCCGTTGCTTGGAGGTTCCGGTACGGGGATTACTAAATTCCTTAATGGTGATGATTTGACCCAGGCTCTGTCTATCGGAATGGATGTGGATCAGGCCGGGCAAAGTACACGTATCCCTTTCTCCATGGTCATTCGTATCGGAGATATAATCAAATCATATCTGGACGATTGGATTATAGGCAAAGAGTGGCCTTCTGCAAGACGAATCGGACTTTCCGAAGGTGCGACAGACATTGTGATAACGCCCAATTTTGTGGATAATGTGAACATATGGGATGGCAGGTATGAGGATAATGACGCTTTTTTGAAATTGTATAACACCTATTATAAGGAGGCGGAAAGAAAGGAGGCGGAGTATGAGCAAAAATAA
- a CDS encoding MAC/perforin domain-containing protein yields MSDRIILFILLALCFLASCSKDDEILPDINQTAWKAVVTTGETLEAERRYHTIGLETEGLAPGNVIGISTDAEWLTIKSDTLPSDGLFDVLPEANTDVEERLAKLTLTNRTDGSISVVELVQKGKLGDNDDASSLYRVGRGFSCFDDYKCSTSIRGSVISEARLREFNSDSTFISIQEGVRGEMYYEFYSAYSLSEMQSKLTKKTSKTTNVLGFKKTVERYKHISREAINEQYYGYARMVRVVGSKSMDVGALKYICHNPDIIKSGKLPFSKGFYDLYKEISKASGSVREGLIRKMLEQYGTHVIVQTSLGGAIDLAVTYSRNLVTTLEETTETVFKTLTGGKSSSDVMKSVNSSFSGKGAINIYGGSESSRKALESNVAQLSDTGTNTLSSSLLNDWSGSITARTDDVLDAVDFTFIPIWELFPNKAVSNEILSIVTSMANEQRNVFSDAELGIDNYLLPLTKDIMEFDSKNTTSLVRVLSFNNVPIAEICNEYVPTVRSDKRITVVYPIVNGVTRITMGLFPGDGEYRPAYLFFSDADVYVNPIEGYGSSDKLNTLYHLHGNLFAENQGVPLRAGRITTKDHFMDFHGGNRYPVVKIGSGYWTRCNIKDDMQFGEPININNPEGDFTIYNDIINGMLYANIFYGNSYGFHSSFPGLFDDKTDSDGNRIHWYVPRLSDLRKLQKFIGGHCKALLPSQQSGFDAQFVGYYGRYDDLNNGKKFSDGGYKLRYNNQQCFIASKENSLSGSVLVISPNYTLQLCNTERKRDNWYPVRPYRSSHYKYQ; encoded by the coding sequence ATGAGTGACCGAATAATATTATTCATATTATTAGCACTCTGCTTTCTGGCATCATGCAGCAAAGATGATGAGATATTACCCGATATCAACCAAACGGCGTGGAAGGCAGTTGTGACGACCGGCGAGACGCTGGAAGCGGAGCGGCGTTACCACACGATAGGTTTAGAAACAGAAGGACTCGCCCCGGGAAATGTTATCGGGATATCTACGGATGCGGAGTGGCTGACCATCAAGTCGGACACCTTACCTTCCGATGGCCTGTTCGATGTGCTGCCCGAGGCAAATACCGATGTGGAGGAGAGATTGGCGAAACTGACGCTGACCAACCGCACCGACGGATCGATCTCGGTCGTGGAACTGGTTCAAAAAGGAAAGCTCGGGGATAATGACGATGCGTCTTCCCTTTATAGGGTGGGTCGAGGCTTTTCCTGTTTCGACGACTATAAATGTTCTACAAGTATCCGTGGAAGCGTGATAAGTGAGGCCAGGCTTCGCGAATTTAATAGTGACAGTACCTTCATTTCCATACAGGAAGGCGTGCGAGGCGAAATGTATTATGAGTTTTATTCGGCTTATTCACTGTCGGAAATGCAGAGCAAGCTCACGAAAAAGACCTCAAAGACCACCAACGTGCTTGGGTTCAAGAAGACTGTTGAGCGTTACAAGCACATATCCCGGGAGGCTATCAACGAACAATATTACGGCTATGCGCGTATGGTGCGAGTGGTGGGTTCAAAATCTATGGACGTAGGGGCATTGAAATACATCTGCCACAATCCCGACATCATAAAGTCGGGAAAGCTCCCTTTCTCCAAAGGATTCTATGATCTTTACAAAGAAATAAGTAAAGCCTCGGGAAGTGTCAGGGAGGGTCTCATCAGAAAAATGCTCGAACAATATGGCACCCACGTCATCGTACAGACATCCTTGGGAGGTGCCATCGACCTTGCCGTGACCTATTCGCGTAACCTTGTAACGACACTTGAGGAAACAACGGAAACGGTATTCAAGACCTTAACCGGAGGCAAATCGTCTTCTGATGTGATGAAAAGTGTTAATAGCTCTTTTTCGGGAAAAGGTGCCATCAATATCTACGGCGGGTCGGAAAGTTCCAGAAAAGCACTGGAGAGCAATGTAGCGCAACTTTCTGATACCGGGACGAATACGCTGTCAAGTTCGTTATTAAATGATTGGTCAGGAAGTATTACAGCTCGTACGGATGATGTTCTTGATGCCGTGGATTTCACCTTTATCCCGATTTGGGAACTGTTCCCCAACAAGGCCGTAAGCAACGAAATTCTGTCCATAGTTACTTCTATGGCCAATGAACAGAGGAATGTATTCAGTGATGCGGAACTGGGTATCGATAATTACCTCTTGCCGCTCACCAAGGACATAATGGAGTTCGACTCAAAAAACACAACATCGCTTGTGCGTGTGCTGAGCTTTAATAACGTCCCCATTGCTGAGATTTGCAACGAGTATGTGCCCACTGTCCGTTCCGACAAACGTATCACGGTGGTTTACCCCATCGTCAATGGCGTTACACGCATCACGATGGGACTGTTTCCGGGTGATGGAGAATACCGCCCTGCTTATCTTTTCTTTTCAGATGCCGATGTCTACGTCAATCCGATTGAAGGTTATGGATCATCGGATAAACTGAATACATTATACCATTTGCACGGCAATCTCTTCGCTGAAAATCAAGGCGTTCCGTTACGGGCAGGAAGAATTACTACGAAAGATCATTTTATGGATTTTCATGGCGGTAATCGATACCCCGTAGTCAAAATCGGTTCCGGCTATTGGACGCGTTGCAATATCAAGGATGATATGCAGTTTGGCGAGCCTATAAACATCAATAATCCTGAGGGTGATTTTACGATTTACAATGATATTATCAATGGTATGCTTTATGCTAACATTTTCTATGGTAACAGCTATGGTTTCCACAGTTCTTTCCCTGGCCTGTTCGACGACAAGACGGATAGTGATGGCAATCGTATCCATTGGTACGTACCACGACTGTCAGATTTGAGAAAGTTGCAAAAGTTTATCGGCGGGCATTGCAAAGCCCTCTTGCCATCACAACAATCAGGCTTTGATGCACAATTTGTCGGGTACTATGGTCGTTATGATGATTTGAATAATGGCAAGAAATTCTCGGATGGAGGATACAAATTAAGATACAATAATCAACAATGTTTTATAGCATCGAAAGAGAATAGTTTATCGGGAAGTGTATTGGTTATATCTCCCAATTACACCTTGCAACTGTGTAATACAGAACGCAAACGTGATAATTGGTATCCGGTACGCCCCTATCGTTCATCACATTATAAATATCAATAG
- a CDS encoding MAC/perforin domain-containing protein encodes MKRPFFIYYIYYLTAAVMLSNMTACSDDFEKIADMRDDTSGNAVWHSPEVWTRAQSQRYFLRDHAVGYSYNATTGGSYSLDDIRCQVVNRAELDRLADISQFYLYTANTEQKVTMEGNVHHSFTQYVQNSNLKADAEGSITLVAGGNARYECSIFEDGTTDCYIVDAQSKILSGSYRIYPDAIIELAKTHPTVLTASFRDAVRQVAEASEKNFLACVDSFIHTYGTHVVTYAEVGGSLRVLVQLDAKRYKTVENTEAALSADVLNGMFKASWEGGSSTEGYKYLEDSKCYIKVLGGNVRYLDELTNMNNYRVNKVTPSALTQWQSSVVFNPDDFEKDATSVIRMDFTPIHKFVNDPTAKKRIRSIINDSMQDLIDLLGNRNFINVSFPYNPENIKYVIGKTSEKSCASPDVVNLVYAGRHVATICTERVETIDPLQHVRVVYPIYEGRIQLYNGLCRHNGRVYNVAWKGDDCIVTDKGEANNNETIYVTAGVPSFTAYNNITYSPAHPVPYLETDKPFNVDGSYNTGATTYFVKKEKRNFFLPATRDKVPITSIPGWSYDNTLKTMKRNDDYVYIYNPNELKYYE; translated from the coding sequence ATGAAAAGACCATTCTTTATCTATTATATCTATTATCTTACAGCCGCTGTCATGTTGAGTAACATGACAGCGTGCAGTGACGATTTTGAAAAAATAGCCGATATGCGTGATGATACTTCCGGAAATGCCGTCTGGCATTCACCGGAAGTATGGACACGGGCGCAGAGTCAGCGCTACTTTCTTCGGGATCATGCCGTGGGGTATAGCTACAATGCAACTACAGGAGGGTCTTATTCTTTAGACGATATACGATGTCAGGTGGTCAACCGCGCTGAGCTGGATCGCCTTGCAGATATTTCACAGTTCTATCTATACACTGCCAATACAGAGCAGAAGGTTACAATGGAGGGGAATGTACATCATTCCTTTACCCAATACGTCCAGAATTCCAACTTGAAGGCAGATGCGGAAGGTAGCATCACTCTTGTTGCCGGAGGTAATGCCAGATATGAATGCAGCATTTTCGAAGACGGGACAACGGATTGTTACATCGTGGATGCCCAAAGTAAAATATTAAGTGGTAGTTACAGAATATACCCGGATGCCATCATAGAATTGGCCAAGACGCACCCCACTGTGCTTACCGCTTCGTTCCGCGATGCGGTAAGACAGGTAGCCGAGGCTTCGGAAAAGAACTTTTTGGCTTGTGTGGACTCCTTTATCCATACCTATGGAACCCATGTGGTGACATACGCAGAGGTAGGGGGTTCACTGAGAGTGTTGGTGCAATTAGATGCCAAGCGTTACAAGACTGTTGAGAATACGGAAGCGGCTCTTTCGGCAGACGTGTTGAACGGTATGTTCAAAGCTTCGTGGGAAGGTGGCAGTTCGACCGAAGGATATAAGTATTTGGAGGATTCCAAATGCTATATCAAAGTTTTGGGTGGTAATGTGAGATATCTTGACGAACTGACCAATATGAACAATTATCGTGTAAACAAGGTGACTCCTTCCGCCCTCACCCAATGGCAGTCAAGTGTCGTGTTCAACCCGGATGATTTTGAAAAAGACGCCACTTCTGTCATCCGCATGGACTTCACACCTATCCATAAATTCGTGAACGATCCTACGGCAAAAAAGCGAATCCGCAGCATCATCAATGATTCCATGCAAGACCTCATCGACCTCCTTGGCAACCGCAACTTTATCAACGTTTCATTCCCCTATAACCCTGAGAACATTAAATATGTGATCGGCAAAACCAGCGAGAAGTCGTGCGCTTCGCCCGATGTCGTCAATCTGGTGTATGCCGGTCGGCATGTGGCCACCATTTGTACGGAACGTGTGGAAACCATCGACCCGTTGCAGCATGTACGCGTGGTGTATCCCATCTACGAAGGTCGCATCCAGTTGTATAACGGGTTGTGCCGGCATAATGGCCGTGTTTATAATGTGGCTTGGAAGGGTGACGACTGCATTGTGACTGACAAAGGCGAGGCAAATAACAATGAAACGATTTATGTAACGGCAGGCGTACCTTCATTTACCGCCTACAACAACATAACCTATAGTCCGGCACATCCCGTTCCCTATTTGGAAACCGACAAACCTTTCAATGTCGATGGTTCATACAACACCGGCGCGACAACCTATTTTGTCAAAAAGGAAAAGAGGAACTTCTTCCTCCCTGCTACCCGGGACAAAGTTCCAATAACAAGCATTCCGGGTTGGTCGTATGACAACACATTGAAAACAATGAAGAGGAATGATGACTATGTGTATATATATAACCCAAACGAGTTGAAATATTATGAGTGA
- a CDS encoding BACON domain-containing protein, whose amino-acid sequence MFNKDLAIIGMIMFMSCGIISCADDEFTTRLEIGEDVLAEGIEAEIDGKITTLNISSNDNWTIDVPKDASHWVYVPVKSGQGDQNVPVNIDANFGSSAGRSTTLTITAGNIVKKVAVTQVPTYNGQTVSNDGEAADYIKIAATKGVGMGLNLGRLTTKNNVINLKALNKLQQLNNAEYSAYFTYNKQAKAGAQGAVIDSVDTKKDSLGVALSFDINYGDFKLNIGGAYHGDESKNHYKTEYRYGATYNIASTSADVPSLIALYNDASASKDPADSEQLLKRSLLTPGFIDAKKTVEEAQTKNNNDDFNNAMEDLVDEYGPVVISGCDLGGSVSLWMKYNRDSIAEIMHVDTAHVNAAVNIGLLQIEGKVEVGYKKEGIKIFESSAFKYNIAGGAKVAQDNVSSALSIKRKKGDNDKVYNDLHDKMDAWIASLDANNPATLSYTRLKIYPIWYFFQGKVRSAVKAWIKKNYKDKMDIIDNSVVDADVSDK is encoded by the coding sequence ATGTTCAACAAAGATTTGGCAATAATTGGAATGATCATGTTTATGTCATGCGGCATCATCTCATGCGCTGACGATGAGTTTACAACCCGGCTTGAGATAGGAGAAGATGTCCTTGCAGAAGGAATCGAAGCGGAGATTGATGGCAAGATAACCACGCTCAACATCTCTTCCAACGACAATTGGACTATTGATGTCCCCAAAGATGCTTCACATTGGGTGTATGTTCCGGTAAAGTCCGGTCAAGGAGACCAAAATGTGCCCGTAAACATTGATGCCAATTTCGGATCGTCGGCAGGACGAAGCACCACCCTGACCATCACTGCGGGCAACATCGTGAAAAAGGTTGCGGTGACACAAGTTCCTACTTACAATGGGCAAACCGTTTCCAATGATGGTGAAGCTGCGGACTATATAAAGATCGCCGCAACAAAGGGTGTGGGCATGGGACTTAACCTTGGCAGGCTTACAACCAAGAATAACGTCATCAATCTGAAGGCTCTCAACAAACTGCAACAGTTGAACAACGCAGAGTATAGTGCTTATTTCACCTACAACAAACAAGCTAAGGCCGGTGCGCAGGGAGCTGTGATAGACAGTGTAGATACCAAAAAGGATTCGCTGGGTGTCGCGCTGTCGTTCGACATCAACTATGGTGATTTCAAACTGAACATCGGTGGCGCCTATCATGGCGATGAAAGCAAGAACCACTACAAGACAGAATATCGATATGGAGCTACGTACAACATTGCCTCCACTTCTGCCGACGTACCTTCATTGATAGCCCTCTACAACGACGCATCGGCATCGAAAGACCCTGCCGACAGTGAACAGCTATTGAAACGCTCCCTGCTGACACCCGGATTTATTGATGCCAAGAAAACGGTAGAGGAAGCTCAGACAAAAAACAACAACGACGACTTCAATAATGCGATGGAAGACCTTGTGGACGAATATGGCCCAGTGGTCATTTCCGGCTGCGATTTGGGAGGTAGTGTATCCTTGTGGATGAAATACAACCGTGATTCCATTGCCGAGATTATGCACGTGGATACCGCTCATGTCAATGCTGCTGTCAATATCGGTTTACTGCAAATAGAAGGAAAAGTTGAGGTAGGCTATAAGAAAGAAGGTATCAAAATATTTGAGAGCAGTGCCTTTAAGTACAACATCGCCGGAGGTGCAAAGGTTGCCCAAGACAATGTGAGCAGTGCCCTTTCTATCAAACGAAAGAAAGGTGACAACGATAAAGTGTATAACGACTTACATGACAAGATGGATGCTTGGATAGCCAGTTTGGATGCAAATAATCCGGCTACCCTTTCATATACACGCTTGAAGATTTATCCGATATGGTATTTCTTCCAGGGCAAAGTGCGTAGTGCTGTAAAGGCATGGATTAAGAAGAATTATAAGGACAAAATGGATATTATCGACAACAGCGTTGTGGATGCCGATGTCTCTGATAAATAA
- a CDS encoding helix-turn-helix transcriptional regulator — MKSFIICLLGLFTVYCHAADTLDIDYIDKLYVREPQRAYRLLEPARKRLEREGWKHTSRMRYERVAGFVCLSNNLYADALRHALAMQQLGSKDQGNILDGLDIQCQLAEKLGQYEQLARLVGQIKQETKKIIDGQPRERAIKAYYTLLCEYYKTRALSKSGQTDKALHSWHEARALLNLFADDPNENVRGNCAIMRHSFDLLLADIYIDGGKPDKAAAYIPEAIQELNREQQRGGDGATDHAGYDIHRMYFNLTLGHALVKCGRKDEALKAAAEADSLFHKYPPMTNALGSLLSIYVEANNIPRNILSLSEDFYRNNLTTPSVELLSVCNSLLQIYIRRGEKVKAEAMTCEVKRINDFIHRENMEFYDVLSENNSLRVSYYKQRVYKMMATGVAIVLIIIIVTMIYFHYRRLRDNQYLYKYVRLAVQQTPAKRADNPKTEENLQEQIETLLSENDNFLSQDFNTDCLEIQLQMKRYAIDKQLMENYHTSLNDIVTNLRLQHACKLLDQTDYVLEYIATQSGFSTLRTFYRQFKKKYNLTPTEYRRLGQKKNG, encoded by the coding sequence ATGAAATCATTCATCATTTGCTTATTAGGCTTGTTTACGGTATATTGCCATGCCGCAGACACCCTCGACATCGACTATATAGACAAACTATACGTCCGAGAGCCGCAACGTGCCTACCGTTTGTTGGAACCTGCACGAAAACGGCTGGAGCGGGAGGGCTGGAAACATACAAGCCGCATGCGATATGAGCGAGTGGCAGGGTTTGTCTGCCTGAGTAACAATCTTTATGCCGATGCCCTGCGTCACGCCCTTGCCATGCAGCAACTCGGCAGCAAGGATCAAGGAAACATCTTGGATGGGCTGGACATTCAATGTCAGCTTGCAGAAAAGCTCGGACAATATGAACAGTTGGCGAGATTGGTAGGCCAAATAAAGCAAGAAACGAAGAAGATAATCGACGGACAACCTCGCGAACGTGCAATCAAAGCCTACTATACTCTTCTATGTGAGTACTATAAGACAAGAGCGTTATCGAAGAGCGGACAAACAGATAAGGCCCTGCACTCATGGCATGAGGCGCGGGCTCTACTGAACTTATTTGCCGATGATCCTAATGAGAATGTCCGCGGCAACTGTGCCATCATGCGACACTCTTTCGACTTATTACTTGCCGACATCTACATTGACGGAGGCAAACCCGATAAGGCTGCCGCCTATATTCCCGAAGCCATTCAAGAGCTCAACAGAGAACAACAGAGAGGCGGTGACGGGGCTACCGACCATGCAGGCTATGATATTCACCGCATGTACTTTAATCTCACTCTCGGACATGCTCTTGTCAAGTGCGGACGAAAAGACGAAGCATTGAAAGCTGCCGCCGAAGCAGACTCGTTGTTCCATAAATACCCTCCCATGACAAATGCGCTCGGGTCACTTTTAAGTATCTATGTCGAGGCAAACAACATCCCGAGAAATATCCTGTCCTTGAGTGAGGATTTTTATCGCAATAATCTCACTACTCCATCCGTTGAGCTGCTCTCTGTCTGCAACAGTCTGCTGCAAATCTACATCCGCCGAGGTGAAAAGGTAAAAGCCGAAGCTATGACGTGTGAGGTGAAACGCATCAACGACTTCATACACCGCGAAAACATGGAGTTCTACGATGTGCTAAGCGAGAACAACTCCCTGCGCGTTTCGTATTACAAGCAACGTGTCTATAAGATGATGGCCACAGGTGTGGCTATAGTTCTTATCATTATCATCGTCACCATGATTTATTTCCACTACCGTCGGCTTCGCGACAACCAATACCTATATAAATATGTACGGTTGGCGGTACAACAAACTCCGGCCAAACGGGCCGACAACCCTAAAACGGAAGAGAACTTACAAGAACAAATAGAAACTTTACTTTCCGAGAACGACAACTTCTTATCTCAGGACTTCAACACCGACTGCCTTGAGATCCAATTGCAGATGAAACGGTATGCCATTGATAAACAACTGATGGAGAACTATCATACTTCGCTGAACGACATTGTAACCAACCTGCGGTTGCAACATGCCTGCAAGCTGTTGGATCAGACCGACTATGTATTGGAGTACATCGCTACCCAATCCGGTTTCAGCACCCTTCGTACTTTCTATCGTCAGTTTAAAAAGAAATACAACCTTACTCCGACTGAATACAGGCGATTGGGACAAAAGAAGAACGGATAA